GAACAAATCACTGCAAAAATACCAATGAATTGATCGAGGAAAAACCGTTTAAACCAATGAGAAAATCGATGTCCGTATTTCGGCGGCGTCTTTTTATCAATACTTTATAATGGCAAAGATTGAAACTTGAGTGTCTTATTGTGAGAATCAGCGAATGATGGCCGAAATAGAGCTAAACTGTACCAAGCATTGATAGAAAAAAATACCGAGTATGAGGGTGTATTTTTGGTGGGCGTCACAACAACAGGTGTATTTTGTCGCCCAACATGCCCAGCAAGAAAGCCTAAATTTGATTGTGAATTTTTTGAAACTGCTCAAGAGGCACTTCTTGCATCCTATCGGCCTTGTAAACGTAATATAATGGAACAAGATATGATGAATAACGCAACAGAGTTTCAATCATGATTCAAGAGCGTTGCGCATGGGTCAATGACAATCCACTCTATATTCATTATCATGATCACGAATGGGGAGTTCCTGTTTATGATGAGCGATTGTTATTCGAATTTTTAATTTTAGAAGGCATGCAAGCCGGATTAAACTGGCTGACGATTCTAAAAAAACGCGATAATTTTCGTACCTGTTTTGATAATTTTGATGCTGAAATAATTGCCGGCTACAATCAAAATAAAATCATACAATTAATGGGTAACACAGAAATTATTCGTAATCGTTTAAAAATTCAAGCAGCTATTGTGAATGCACAGGCTTTTTTAAGAATACGAAAAAAGCCTGGTGATTTCTCGAGCTATATTTGGGGGTTTGTGAACGGAGAACCTTTACAAAACCATTGGGAGCAAGCCAATCAAGTTCCCACGACCACCTTAATTTCAGATGCCATGGCTGCAGACTTAAAAAAACGAGGATTTAAGTTTATAGGAAGTACCATTTGTTATGCATTTATGCAAGCCACTGGGATGGTAAATGATCACACGATGAATTGTTTTTGCTATAAAAACAAAGACTAACTTTAATCCTTGATCGATCATACCCATAATGGGTACTATGATACCTATTATGAGAACGATATCCTCTAATCTTTCAAATGCACTTTTTTCTAAAGTACGTCAGTGTGTACTGGCGTTACTCTATGGTCAACCCGATCGTAGCTTTCATACTAATGAAATTATCCGTTTAACGCACTCAGGAACAGGAGCCGTTCAGCGAGAGCTTGAGAAATTAACTGCTGTGGGACTAATAACGGCGCAATCTATTGGTAATCAGAAACATTACACAGCTAATTGTACTTCACCATTGTTTACGGAATTACGCAGTATTGTATTAAAAACATTTGGATTAGCTGATGTACTTAGGGAAGCACTTGCACCCATTGCCTCACAGATACATATCGCTTTCATTTATGGGTCTATTGCTAAACAAGAAGACACGGCTACCCGTGAGGTTGATTTGATGTTGATTTGCGATAACTTAACGTATGCCGATTTATTTAAATTGCTTGAAGAAGCACAAGTAAAATTAGGTCGGCCCATCCACCCAACTTTTTATTCCCCAGCAGAATGGACACGAAAGTATCAAGCAAATAATAATTTTTTGACTCAACTGATTAAACAACCAAAAATTTTTCTAATAGGAACTGAGGATGAGCTTACCAAACTTGGATAACCTGGTAAAAACTGGGCAATTAAAAGTAGAACCCATGTGATAAAGATATTGGGTGCAGGCCTTGGCTAAACACTTAACCAAGACAGATATAGAAGCAATTCTTAATATTATTGCGATAGAGAAAGATTAGATATTTAATTTAAATAAGGAATTAACATGGCAAAAGAATTTATTAGCAACCGTATCATTGATAATTTAATAAAAGTGATGAGAATTGCGACTCAACACTCCCTACATAAAGAATCTGGTATTGAAGAACAGGAAAACTCTCTGCGCTACTTTACTGGTTGTGAGTTCCCCTTTTTTAATGGTGTTTTCAACGACTATAAAAATAATGAATTGGAGTTGATAGATAATTTAGAAAAAGCAACTCAATTCTTTACAGGCCAAGATACTCCCTTTATCTGGTGGTGGACACAACAAACTGAAGTCCCAGAAAAAATTAAGGCCTGTTTAGATATGGAAGGCTTTCAATTTCTTGGTGATTTTCTAGGAATCGCTGCTAATTTAAATGGAATAAAATTTACTGCACCAGGCGAACGAATCGAAATAGGCATAGTAAATAATGAAAAAGAATATCAGTTTTTTCTAGACATCATATGTGAAGTCTTTCAAATGTCAGAAGCGATTAAATCTGACTTGAAGGCAATGTATAGCTCTTATGGACCTCAAGGGAAATTTACACATTATCTTGGTTATTACGGGGGTGAACCTGTTGCTACCTTAACAAGTTATATCGATGGTTCAATTGTAGGCTTATATAATGGAGCTACTCTGGCCAACTTTCAAAAACATGGCCTTTGTACCTCACTTGCTGACTACGCAATTAAAGAGGCAATATCCTCAGGATGTCAATATGCAGTATCCCAATTGATGGCACCAGGTATGGCGAAAGGAATAAGCGAAAAAATGGGCTTTCAAACTCATTGTAAATTACTGCCATTTTTAAAAGATCCTCGAGCAATACCCATTTCTGTATAAATTAAGGTGTTCAATAAATTGAACAGTATGACAACTCCATTAATCATTGCTGTTGTATACCTATGTGTACACTGGCCTATTGTTGCAACAGCTCTGATATTAAATTGTCTATCTGGACAGAGGACCAAGACTTTTTTAGAAAAGGAATATAAACATGGACAACTGATCGAGTGCATCTCTTTTTGAGGACCGTATTCGATATATGTTAGGCCTTGCTGGCCCAATGTAAATTTTTGACTATAATTTACTTACTACCCACAACATGCTGCCAACATGCCTCAAAATTTAACAGCGCAAGAAGCGCAACAAATTTTA
Above is a window of Legionella adelaidensis DNA encoding:
- a CDS encoding DNA-3-methyladenine glycosylase I produces the protein MIQERCAWVNDNPLYIHYHDHEWGVPVYDERLLFEFLILEGMQAGLNWLTILKKRDNFRTCFDNFDAEIIAGYNQNKIIQLMGNTEIIRNRLKIQAAIVNAQAFLRIRKKPGDFSSYIWGFVNGEPLQNHWEQANQVPTTTLISDAMAADLKKRGFKFIGSTICYAFMQATGMVNDHTMNCFCYKNKD
- a CDS encoding GNAT family N-acetyltransferase, giving the protein MAKEFISNRIIDNLIKVMRIATQHSLHKESGIEEQENSLRYFTGCEFPFFNGVFNDYKNNELELIDNLEKATQFFTGQDTPFIWWWTQQTEVPEKIKACLDMEGFQFLGDFLGIAANLNGIKFTAPGERIEIGIVNNEKEYQFFLDIICEVFQMSEAIKSDLKAMYSSYGPQGKFTHYLGYYGGEPVATLTSYIDGSIVGLYNGATLANFQKHGLCTSLADYAIKEAISSGCQYAVSQLMAPGMAKGISEKMGFQTHCKLLPFLKDPRAIPISV